From Borrelia coriaceae:
TAAATATTAAATTATATAAGATATCAAATTATATAACTTATTAGATTATAATAAACCTTAATATATTATATTATAATAATACGCTTAAGATTACTAACATTATATTGATTCTTAACCATGAGAAAATAAAAACCTAAAATTTTGCCAAAATAAAAAATATCTAATAAACGAATTTAATGATATAGGAATTGACAATTTCAAGATAAAAACAACAAAACTATCAAGCTAACATATACATAAAATTCTTAACTTCAATTTAAAAGAACATAAGTTAGGAATACAAAACATATTCTCACAATGCTAAGAAATATAACTATCAGATATAACTAAACTTTTAAAAAATAGATAATACAATAACTTATCAATACAGATAAAGACAAGGCTAAATAAAGGGACTAATAAATATTCAATAACAATATAAATAAAACATTAAATAATCAAAACAAAAAGTGTTCTCAAAAAAGAGAAAAAATAAAATTTAATAAAAAAACTAAAAAACATCACTTTACTCTATTGGCTTCTAACAATAGAGTAAACAACTTAATGAGAAAATATTAATTTTAAAATAAAAATAAAAAATAATAAAAGTATTGCGGGAGAAATTTTTATATTTTCTTTGATGCACACAATATGCAATATATTTATAACCACATAAAAAATTATCCCAATTCCTATTCCTGCAGCTATACTATAAGTCAAAGGAATCAAAAACAATACCAAAAAACTAGGAATACCCTCTCTCATATTTGAAAAATCTATATTCTTTATTTCTTTACACATAAAAAATCCCACGTATATTAAAGCAGCTGATGTTGCACTAGCAGGAACAGCAATAAACAAAGGTGCAAAGAATACTGCCAATAAAAACAAACTACCTGTTACAATTGATGTAAGCCCTGTCCGTCCACCCTCAGCAATACCTGTTGAACTCTCAACATAAGTAGTTACAGGAGATACACCCATAACTGCTCCAAAAGTAGTAGCAATAGCATCAACTAATAATATTTTACTAGCCTTACGTATCTTACCTTGCTCGTTAACCAAATCTCCCTTTGAAGCAACGCCTAGCAAAGTTCCAACAGTATCAAATAAATCATTAAACAATAAAATCAATACTATAAAAATAAAATTCCAAAAATTTTCATCTAACATATAAGAAAAGCTCAACTTATTAAATACAGGTGCTAGTGACTCATATCGTAAAACACCATCCGGTAATCTAATTCCTACACTAGCAGCAGATTCGCTATCAAAGCAAGCATAACACCATGCTATTATAGTAGTTATACAAATTGATAACAATATACTTCCCCTAATCATTTTAAGTTCAAAAATAAATATGGAAATAA
This genomic window contains:
- a CDS encoding NCS2 family permease, coding for MAKDEMTLMSQIKNNSLDYKTEIIAGLTTFLSMAYIIIVNPYILSSAGMPVGALVTATCLTAGFATIFMGVFTNTPLALASGMGMNAFFAFSVVKGMNIPWEVALGAVFVEGIIFIILSLSRAREEIVNAIPMNLRCSITVGIGLFIAFIGFVNGEVIVKNEATLVGLGNLMSLKVLLTLLGIISIFIFELKMIRGSILLSICITTIIAWCYACFDSESAASVGIRLPDGVLRYESLAPVFNKLSFSYMLDENFWNFIFIVLILLFNDLFDTVGTLLGVASKGDLVNEQGKIRKASKILLVDAIATTFGAVMGVSPVTTYVESSTGIAEGGRTGLTSIVTGSLFLLAVFFAPLFIAVPASATSAALIYVGFFMCKEIKNIDFSNMREGIPSFLVLFLIPLTYSIAAGIGIGIIFYVVINILHIVCIKENIKISPAILLLFFIFILKLIFSH